TTTTCAAGCCATCTTGCACAATCACCAGTCTTGTACATTATTTTTTTTCTATTAACTATATCTGTAACAAATTTAGTTTTTGTAAGTTTATCATTATTCAAATAACCTCTAGATACACAATCTCCTGAAATACATAATTCACCGTTGACTCTAATAGGCTGTAAATTATTATTTTTATCAACAATATAAATTTGGGTATTAGCTATAGGCTTTCCAATATTAATTTCATTAGTATTTGTAAGCTCTTTAATCGTAGACCATATGGTTGTTTCAGTAGGCCCATACATATTATAAATTTTTGCCTTAGTATAATTCTTTATTGTTACTAATATATTTTCATGGAGTGCTTCACCTCCAATCAATATAACCTCTAAGTTATTCAAAAAATCCAAATCCAAACCAGAATTAATAAGCAATTGCAATCTAGATGGTGTGGTTTGAAAGATTTTCACATTATTATCTATTATAAGTTTGCGTAATAATTTAGGATCAATTTTCTCTTCTTCACTCGCAATAACAACTTCTAATCCTTTTGTAAGCGGTAATATAATTTCAAGTATAGAAATATCAAAAGAAATTGTCGTTAACGCTACAATTCTGTCATTATGTTGTAATGTTATACGTTGATTAATAGCATTTATAAAATTAATCAACGATTTTTCTTCAATCATAACGCCTTTAGGTTTACCTGTTGATCCAGAAGTATATATAACATAAGCTAAATCATTTATATCACCATGCAAATTCAAATCATCAAATTTTTCTGAATATAATGATTCATCTTGTATATCTACTATATGCCCATCAAATGCGAATTTATTTTTTAAATGTTTTTGTGTTAACAAAATGTTAGTATGGCTATTCTCTAAAATATACTTTATCCTCTCCACAGGATGTGTGCTATCTATTGGTAGATATGCTCCACCTGCTTTAAAAACAGCTAAAATTCCAATAATCATATCAATAGAACGTTCTACCATAAGCCCTACAACAACATCACTTTTAACTCCAATTTTAACCAACAAATTTGCTAATTGATTTGATTTCTTATTTAACTGTTTATATGTAATACTTTTATTCTTGAAAGAAACTGCTATTGAATCTGGATTTCTTTTTACTTGACGTTCAAATAATTCATGTACTTTTACATTTTGCTCATATTTTGTATCCGTATTGTTAAATTCCTTTATAATTAGATTTTCTTCATGATTAGATAAAATGGAATGATCTTTTATTACCTGATGTGGTGTAGTCAATAATTTATTCATTAGAGCAAATACTCTATCAAATAATACTTTAATATCATTTTGTGAAAATATATCTATATTATAATCAATTTCTAATCTTAATTTTCCATCACCTTTTCTTGAATTAATATGAATAGCAATATCATTTTCTTCATACCCACTAAAATTCCACTTTGTTTCAACCCCCTTACAATATTGGGCATTCTGATATGATATTAAAACATTAAATAAGCCCATTACCCCATTATGTTTTTTTCTCAAATCATCTATTAACAAATCATAAGGATATTTTTGATGCTTCATTATATCTTTAAACTCTTTTGTAACAATAGCTAAAAACCTTATAAAATCTAAATTTTCATCCACCTTAACTCTAAATGGTACTGTACTAGCAAACATACCTACCATTTCTTTTTCATCAACTTCAAATCTATTATGTATTAATGTACCAATACATATGTCATCAGAACAAGTTATTCGAGATATGTAAATAAAAAAACTAGCCATAAATATTCTGAAAACCGAAGTTTTGTTTAATTCACAGAATTTATATATAATATCATTCAACTGTTCTGGAACGGAAATACCTTTTCTGCAAGCATGCATACTGGATACATTTAATTTATCCTGTTTTAATTTTGTTACATTGGGTAGTGTTTCAAATTTATTTAACCAGAAATTTTTATCATCAATAAATAATCTTGTATGTTTATAATAATTTTCTCTTTCAACATATAAAAGATATGATGGTCTTTTATCTACAGTAATATTAGTTTCATTCACTAAAAGATTATAATTTTCAATAATCTGATTTATTATCAAACTCATTCCCCAAACATCAGCTACTATATGGTGAATCTTCATAAATAGAACATACTCGCTTTTATTAAATCTACCCACAGCAAAATAGAATAAATCCGAATCCTCTAGAATAAAAGGCTTATGTGCTTGATTTTGCATCCATCTTTCAGCTTCCATCTCGTCAGCAAAATCAAAATATTCAATTTTAATTGGTTCATATTCTTTTATATACTGTTTTACAATGTCATTTTGTTCTATTATTCTAATCCTTATCGCATCATTTTGAGATATTGTAATATTTATTGCCTTTTTCATGATTTCCAAGTCTGTAAAATTTTCAATTTTTATGTTAGGTGCTAAATTATTAATTCCTGTTGAATTGAATAGCTTGTCCATATACCATATTCGCTTTTGTGCATGAGTCAAATCAAACATTGTGTTTTCTCTATCCATCTAAATTTTCTCCTTCTAATATATTTTACAACTTCATGCATATATATTGTTGTAAATCCTAAATACTTTTAATTAATATATATAATACATATTAATTAAAAGTATTGCTGTACTATGTTAAAACTCACTTACAACTTTAAATATACAATAATTTATTGAACTATGTTTTAGAAGACATATATTATAACCTTAACCATGAGGTTACTATAATAAATTATTAATTATCTTTGATACCTCATTTACATATGGTTGCCTAAAAATCGAAAAATGACTTCCATTTACATTGTGTACATTAATTTTAGTATTACAATATGATTGCCATTCCTTATCAATTATATTTACTGACTTGGTAGCTTTTATATAATTAACTTCGGTACTTATATTACTTTTAGGAATATACCTTAAACATGCACAATTGATGCTTCTTATTATATTTATAAATCGAATTTTTTCAATTCCACTCATTTTATTATAATTAGGCATATTTTCCATAATTCCCCTGTACTTTATATTTTCAATTATAATATTTAAATCTTCTAATTTATTAACAACCAAAGAATATATGCTTTCCAAACTAATATTATTTTTTGCTAATTGCTCAATATCAAATTTATCAATAACTTTTCCTAAAAATTTCTTTTCTGTATCCACATTAAACTTTGGAATCTTTTTAGATAAATATATATTTGGAGGAACAGAATCTATTACAAAAAATACTTTTACACTTTCACCCAATAGTTCTATCTGTCTTACAATTTCATATGCTATAGTACCACCATTGCTCCATCCAGCAATATAATATGGTCCGGATTTTTGTATATTTTTTATAACTAATAAATACTGATTTGCCAATTCTTCAATATTAATATTCTTTGGATAATATTCCTTATACTCCCTAAAATTTAATCCCCAACAATTATATTGCGAAGAAATTTTCTTTACAAGTTCTATATATCCGTCTACTTGTCCAGTTCCATCATGTATAAAAAATATGTTTTTATCTGCGCTATCTGATTTCTTTAGAAATACAAGATTCTCATCCTGCCAAAAATCCTCTTGTATTGAATTTTTTTTAACAAATTGAGAAATGTTCCTTATATTCTTAAATACATACACATTGCTTACAGATATTGATACATTCAATTTCTGTGCTATTTTACTTGCAACATTAACTGCCCTTATAGAATCACCACCTATTTCAAAAAAATTATCATCTATTCCTATATTCTTTGTTCCTAAAACTTTTTCCCATATCTCAACTAATTTATTTTCTACTTCGTCCCTTGGAGCTTCATATTTTACCCCTGTATTTATCTTCCACTCTAATTTTGGTAGTGCTCTTCTATCTATTTTTCCGTTTGTTGTTACTGGCATATTATTTAACTTTACAAAGTATGATGGCAACATATATTCTGGAATTTTTTCACTTAACTTCTCTCTTATTTCTCTTACGTTATAGTCTTTTTCTCCTACATAATATGCGCATAAATACTTATTATATCCTTCATCTCTTGCTATTACTATACATTCTTTTATTCCTTCTATTTTAAGTAAATTACTTTCTATTTCCCCTACTTCTATTCTAAAACCTCTTATTTTAACTTGATGATCTATTCTCCCTAAATATTCTATATTCCCATCTGAAAGCCATCTTGCTAAATCTCCTGTTTTGTACATTCTTTCTTGTGGATCATATGGATTTACTACAAACTTCTTATTTGTTAATTTTTCATTGTTTAAATATCCTTTAGCAAGTCCTTCTCCACTTATACATAATTCACCTGCCACACCCACAGGAACTAATTTATTATTTCTATCAACTATATATATTCTTATATTGTCTATTGGTTTCCCAATTGGTATATTATTGGGTATATCACCTAAGATATTATTTAATGAATACTTTGTTGCATATATACTAGCTTCTGTTGGTCCGTATAAATTCTCAATATTAGTAACTTTAATTAGCTTTTGAAAAATATTGTTGTTTTTAATTTTTAACGCTTCTCCTGCTGTTAAAATATATTTTAATCTCTTTAATTTTTTTACATTGTCCTCGTTAATTTCATTTAAAAACAAATTGAACATACTAGATGTAAAATTAACATGACTGACTGAATTATCTATTATCGTTTTAATTACATTCTTAGCATCTTTTTCATATCCCTTCC
The Clostridium felsineum DSM 794 DNA segment above includes these coding regions:
- a CDS encoding non-ribosomal peptide synthetase, with amino-acid sequence MDRENTMFDLTHAQKRIWYMDKLFNSTGINNLAPNIKIENFTDLEIMKKAINITISQNDAIRIRIIEQNDIVKQYIKEYEPIKIEYFDFADEMEAERWMQNQAHKPFILEDSDLFYFAVGRFNKSEYVLFMKIHHIVADVWGMSLIINQIIENYNLLVNETNITVDKRPSYLLYVERENYYKHTRLFIDDKNFWLNKFETLPNVTKLKQDKLNVSSMHACRKGISVPEQLNDIIYKFCELNKTSVFRIFMASFFIYISRITCSDDICIGTLIHNRFEVDEKEMVGMFASTVPFRVKVDENLDFIRFLAIVTKEFKDIMKHQKYPYDLLIDDLRKKHNGVMGLFNVLISYQNAQYCKGVETKWNFSGYEENDIAIHINSRKGDGKLRLEIDYNIDIFSQNDIKVLFDRVFALMNKLLTTPHQVIKDHSILSNHEENLIIKEFNNTDTKYEQNVKVHELFERQVKRNPDSIAVSFKNKSITYKQLNKKSNQLANLLVKIGVKSDVVVGLMVERSIDMIIGILAVFKAGGAYLPIDSTHPVERIKYILENSHTNILLTQKHLKNKFAFDGHIVDIQDESLYSEKFDDLNLHGDINDLAYVIYTSGSTGKPKGVMIEEKSLINFINAINQRITLQHNDRIVALTTISFDISILEIILPLTKGLEVVIASEEEKIDPKLLRKLIIDNNVKIFQTTPSRLQLLINSGLDLDFLNNLEVILIGGEALHENILVTIKNYTKAKIYNMYGPTETTIWSTIKELTNTNEINIGKPIANTQIYIVDKNNNLQPIRVNGELCISGDCVSRGYLNNDKLTKTKFVTDIVNRKKIMYKTGDCARWLENGDIEFVGRLDNQIKVRGYRIELDEIEKSLNMYSHIKNSAVIAKEGNHGDKYLVSYYTSNVEIDNSKIYAFLSNIIPDYMIPHDYIRIDKFPLTPNGKINKKALLSLEIKSSCKDIKNSLFESGVGKDIYDIWVKILNKDNIRINDRFFEIGGDSLSLVAMHAEIEKKYPGKISVTDIFANPTLYKVISFIEKQNKLEVLKTNMDYIEFPKSYYLNSGLANSCKIITTEIDKNMFAKLNLLCEKINVNKMDIIFSIYVYTLAKTSNKQNINIHYSNISDKAFIVNVDLNKFKKFNQLIKAIGNDVIFYSNEQMDEKLLLECMPPKLEKSILPLFVSGNNSNDNIENFYDVILKTYKGGKKIVLSFKYNCKKLNSEKIEEFFYQYLKLLEVIINNEKWR